A single window of Mastacembelus armatus unplaced genomic scaffold, fMasArm1.2, whole genome shotgun sequence DNA harbors:
- the LOC113132359 gene encoding zinc finger protein 665-like yields MIDQDHYSSGMINGNQDPDFIHQDYYKDGFKDENYAFKNKIKHQDPDPDLIDPGENKNNQSNESSLSSAPSDQQKGGKHLKSHCCQHCNKTFATSQSLKIHQHVHTGEKLYSCDQCGKAFTSLGHLKNHQRIHSGEKPYWCDQCGKDFTVLASLKTHQRIHSGEKPYSCDQCGKDFTVLGSLKKHQRIHSGEKPYWCDQCGKAFTELGNLKTHQRIHSGEKPYSCDQCGKAFTRLRCGKAFSRLDRLKTHQCIHSGEKPYWCDQCGKAFSRLDHLKKHQRIHSGEKPYSCDQCGKAFTRLGNLKNHQRIHSGEKPYWCDQCGKAFTELGHLKNHQRIHSGEKPYSCDQCGKAFTVLDTLKKHQRIHSGEKPYSCDQCGKAFTVLGSLKKHQRIHSGEKPYWCDQCGKAFTELGNLKTHQRIHSGEKPYSCDQCGKAFTRLGTLKNHQRIHSGEKPYSCDQCGKAFTELGHLKNHQRIHSGEKPYWCDRCGKAFTELGNLKNHKRIHSGEKLYSCDRCGKTFISSSALTAHQRIHTKKKR; encoded by the exons ATGATCGATCAGGACCACTACAGCAGCGGGATGATAAACGGGAACCAGGACCCGGATTTTATTCACCAAGACTACTACAAGGATGGATTTAAAGACGAGAATTATgcgtttaaaaataaaattaaacatcaGGACCCGGACCCAGATTTGATCGACCCGGGCGAGAACAAGAATAACCAGAGCAATGAGTCCAGCTTGTCCTCTGCTCCCAGCGAtcaacag aaaggaggaaagCATCTCAAATCTCACTGCTGTCAGCACTGCAACAAGACCTTTGCAACATCGCAGAGCTTAAAGATCCATCAACATGTTCACACTGGAGAAAAGctgtacagctgtgaccagtgtggaaaagccttcacatcgttaggccacctgaaaaaccatcagcgtattcactctggagagaagccatactggtgtgaccagtgtggaaaagacTTCACAGTGTTAGcctccctgaaaacacatcagcgtattcactctggagagaagccatacagctgtgaccagtgtggaaaagacTTCACAGTGTTAGGCtccctgaaaaaacatcagcgtattcactctggagagaagccatactggtgtgaccagtgtggaaaagccttcacagagttaggcaacctgaaaacacatcagcgtattcactctggagagaagccgtatagctgtgaccagtgtggaaaagccttcacaagGTTAcggtgtggaaaagccttctcacggtTAGACcgcctgaaaacacatcagtgtattcactctggagagaagccatactggtgtgaccagtgtggaaaagccttctcacggtTAGAccacctgaaaaaacatcagcgtattcactctggagagaagccatacagctgtgaccagtgtggaaaagccttcacaaggttaggcaacctgaaaaaccatcagcgtattcactctggagagaagccatactggtgtgaccagtgtggaaaagccttcacagagttaggccacctgaaaaaccatcagcgtattcactctggagagaagccctatagctgtgaccagtgtggaaaagccttcacagtgttagacaccctgaaaaaacatcagcgtattcactctggagagaagccatatagctgtgaccagtgtggaaaagccttcacagtgttaggctccctgaaaaaacatcagcgtattcactctggagagaagccatactggtgtgaccagtgtggaaaagccttcacagagttaggcaacctgaaaacacatcagcgtattcactctggagagaagccgtatagctgtgaccagtgtggaaaagccttcacaagGTTAGGCACCCTGAAAAaccatcagcgtattcactctggagagaagccctatagctgtgaccagtgtggaaaagccttcacagagttaggccacctgaaaaaccatcagcgtattcactctggagagaagccatactggtgtgaccggtgtggaaaagccttcacagagttaggcaACCTGAAAAACCAtaagcgtattcactctggagagaagctgtACAGCTGTGACCGGTGTGGAAAAACTTTCATTAGTTCAAGTGCTCTAACAGCCCATCAGCGCATTCACACGAAGAAGAAACGTTAA